One window of Methanothermobacter tenebrarum genomic DNA carries:
- a CDS encoding DUF2299 domain-containing protein — MIILEGKIKRWLTEEGLLGQIVDDENANFHFIVNYPEEHVIDVIQPKGKRDLVLVACATSVSPEHLSKIQELSESKREEFLWQIRFSLNKFLVDFQLEHPRNILESYLVTDEIYNDALTKDRLISTIKKVFKAKLHVLWLIQKRFGEKKEEIHEDTMYV, encoded by the coding sequence GTGATAATTTTGGAGGGTAAAATAAAACGATGGCTCACTGAAGAAGGTCTCCTAGGGCAGATAGTAGATGATGAAAATGCAAATTTCCATTTCATCGTAAATTACCCAGAAGAACATGTAATAGACGTCATACAACCAAAGGGCAAAAGAGATCTAGTACTGGTCGCATGTGCCACGAGTGTAAGCCCCGAACATTTATCAAAGATCCAAGAACTGAGCGAATCTAAAAGGGAAGAGTTTCTTTGGCAGATCAGATTCTCCCTGAATAAATTTCTCGTCGACTTCCAATTAGAACATCCAAGAAACATCCTCGAAAGTTATCTTGTAACCGATGAAATCTACAATGATGCATTAACCAAAGACAGACTAATATCAACCATCAAAAAAGTATTTAAAGCCAAATTGCATGTTTTATGGCTCATACAGAAAAGATTCGGAGAAAAAAAAGAAGAAATACACGAAGACACCATGTATGTGTGA